A genome region from Euphorbia lathyris chromosome 4, ddEupLath1.1, whole genome shotgun sequence includes the following:
- the LOC136226297 gene encoding geranylgeranyl transferase type-1 subunit beta isoform X2 produces MFRRRRTIFPALRQGPPHLLLRDDVSDASPLLPIAGNQPPHSRLLRHLRPRHPSCSPSRQFYGFHGSRSSQFPPDSNGVSINNLSHLASTYSALAILKTLGYNLSNINSRSILMSMRNLQQPDGCFLPIHIGAESDVRFIYCAAAICFMLEDWSGMDKEKAKEYILNCQSYDGGFGMVPGSESHGGGTFCSVASLRLMGFIEDDILSKGGSSSIINLPLLLEWCLKRQAIDGGFQGRANKPTDTCYAFWVGAVLKILGGYSFIDGKALHGFLRTCQSKYGGFSKFPGELPDIYHSYYGYTAFSLLEEPGLNSLLVELGITSIAALGF; encoded by the exons ATGTTCAGACGGAGAAGAACCATCTTCCCTGCCCTTCGACAGGGACCGCCACATCTCCTACTTAGAGATGATGTATCAGATGCTTCCCCATTATTACCAATCGCAGGAAATCAACCGCCTCACTCTCGCCTACTTCGTCATCTCCGGCCTCGACATCCTTCGTGCTCTCCATCGC GACAATTCTATGGGTTTCATGGTTCCCGATCCTCTCAATTTCCTCCTGACTCGAATGGG GTTTCAATTAACAACCTTAGTCATTTGGCAAGCACATATTCTGCCCTAGCTATTCTAAAGACTCTTGGATATAATCTTTCAAATATCAACTCCAGATCGATATTGATGTCTATGAGAAACCTGCAGCAACCTGATGGCTG TTTTCTTCCTATTCATATTGGAGCTGAGTCAGATGTGCGGTTCATTTACTGTGCTG CGGCTATCTGTTTTATGTTGGAGGACTGGAGTGGCATGGACAAGGAGAAAGCCAAGGAGTACATCTTGAATTGCCAG TCATATGATGGTGGCTTTGGGATGGTTCCTGGCTCAGAATCTCATG GTGGCGGAACTTTCTGTTCAGTTGCGTCGCTTCGACTGATGGGCTTTATTGAAGATGATATTTTGTCTAAAGGTGGATCATCTTCCATCATAAACCTTCCTTTGTTGTTGGAATGGTGCTTGAAG AGGCAAGCCATAGACGGTGGTTTTCAAGGAAGAGCAAACAAGCCTACCGACACatgttatgcattttg GGTTGGAGCAGTTTTGAAGATTTTAGGAGGCTACAGTTTTATCGATGGGAAAGCTTTGCACGGATTCTTGAGAACTTGTCAATCAAAG TACGGCGGCTTCAGTAAATTCCCAGGTGAGCTACCAGATATATACCATTCATACTACGGATACACAGCATTCAGTCTCTTGGAAGAACCTGGGCTTAATTCGCTGTTGGTTGAATTGGGGATAACAAGTATTGCTGCCTTAGgattctaa
- the LOC136226297 gene encoding geranylgeranyl transferase type-1 subunit beta isoform X1 produces the protein MDTSTEAADFDELSSSCSDGEEPSSLPFDRDRHISYLEMMYQMLPHYYQSQEINRLTLAYFVISGLDILRALHRVDKDEVVSWVLSFQAHPGNDKDLMNGQFYGFHGSRSSQFPPDSNGVSINNLSHLASTYSALAILKTLGYNLSNINSRSILMSMRNLQQPDGCFLPIHIGAESDVRFIYCAAAICFMLEDWSGMDKEKAKEYILNCQSYDGGFGMVPGSESHGGGTFCSVASLRLMGFIEDDILSKGGSSSIINLPLLLEWCLKRQAIDGGFQGRANKPTDTCYAFWVGAVLKILGGYSFIDGKALHGFLRTCQSKYGGFSKFPGELPDIYHSYYGYTAFSLLEEPGLNSLLVELGITSIAALGF, from the exons ATGGATACATCTACAGAAGCAGCAGATTTCGACGAATTATCATCATCATGTTCAGACGGAGAAGAACCATCTTCCCTGCCCTTCGACAGGGACCGCCACATCTCCTACTTAGAGATGATGTATCAGATGCTTCCCCATTATTACCAATCGCAGGAAATCAACCGCCTCACTCTCGCCTACTTCGTCATCTCCGGCCTCGACATCCTTCGTGCTCTCCATCGC GTAGACAAAGATGAAGTGGTAAGCTGGGTTTTGTCTTTTCAAGCTCACCCTGGAAATGATAAGGACTTGATGAATG GACAATTCTATGGGTTTCATGGTTCCCGATCCTCTCAATTTCCTCCTGACTCGAATGGG GTTTCAATTAACAACCTTAGTCATTTGGCAAGCACATATTCTGCCCTAGCTATTCTAAAGACTCTTGGATATAATCTTTCAAATATCAACTCCAGATCGATATTGATGTCTATGAGAAACCTGCAGCAACCTGATGGCTG TTTTCTTCCTATTCATATTGGAGCTGAGTCAGATGTGCGGTTCATTTACTGTGCTG CGGCTATCTGTTTTATGTTGGAGGACTGGAGTGGCATGGACAAGGAGAAAGCCAAGGAGTACATCTTGAATTGCCAG TCATATGATGGTGGCTTTGGGATGGTTCCTGGCTCAGAATCTCATG GTGGCGGAACTTTCTGTTCAGTTGCGTCGCTTCGACTGATGGGCTTTATTGAAGATGATATTTTGTCTAAAGGTGGATCATCTTCCATCATAAACCTTCCTTTGTTGTTGGAATGGTGCTTGAAG AGGCAAGCCATAGACGGTGGTTTTCAAGGAAGAGCAAACAAGCCTACCGACACatgttatgcattttg GGTTGGAGCAGTTTTGAAGATTTTAGGAGGCTACAGTTTTATCGATGGGAAAGCTTTGCACGGATTCTTGAGAACTTGTCAATCAAAG TACGGCGGCTTCAGTAAATTCCCAGGTGAGCTACCAGATATATACCATTCATACTACGGATACACAGCATTCAGTCTCTTGGAAGAACCTGGGCTTAATTCGCTGTTGGTTGAATTGGGGATAACAAGTATTGCTGCCTTAGgattctaa
- the LOC136226299 gene encoding uncharacterized protein, protein MRSLSSVGLGLSIVFGCLLLALVAELYYLFWWKRRFSKREIGDDYSSSPAARELLYMFCLKGPSSLRHSQDLCSSVRITDALVSHDQDFTATNKDLWLKPYGGSSSDDSVVDNAELMRLNSLSGPPRFLFTIVEETKEDLESEDGKSRSRSLSDLLLNVVETPYLTPLASPPFFTPPLTPMDSSYTHKRFNHLFESEADAEFNKIRSSPPPKFKFLLDAEEKLYRRKLMEESGKEAAAAEFMKDEEDGSFITIIVDRNKDRGEINYQNHHQFVQNNHSSTSQVLPLASSPSRFTSGDKRSPIFH, encoded by the coding sequence AtgagatctttgagtagtgtaGGGCTTGGATTAAGCATAGTTTTTGGTTGCTTATTGTTAGCTCTTGTTGCTGAGCTATACTACTTGTTTTGGTGGAAGAGAAGATTTAGCAAAAGAGAGATTGGGGATGATTATAGCAGTAGCCCTGCTGCTAGAGAGCTTTTGTACATGTTCTGTTTGAAAGGACCATCTTCATTAAGGCATTCACAAGACCTATGTTCTTCAGTAAGAATCACAGATGCTCTTGTTTCTCATGATCAAGATTTTACTGCAACAAACAAGGACTTGTGGCTTAAACCATATGGTGGTAGTAGTAGTGATGATTCTGTTGTTGACAACGCTGAGCTAATGAGGTTGAATAGCTTGTCCGGTCCGCCGCGGTTTCTGTTCACCATTGTAGAAGAAACAAAGGAGGATTTGGAGTCTGAAGATGGGAAATCTAGAAGTAGAAGTTTGAGTGATTTGCTTCTTAATGTGGTGGAAACTCCATATTTAACACCTCTTGCTTCTCCACCATTTTTTACACCTCCTCTTACTCCTATGGACTCTAGTTATACTCATAAGAGATTCAATCATCTCTTTGAATCAGAAGCAGATGCAGAGTTTAACAAGATAAGGTCATCACCACCTCCAAAATTCAAGTTCTTGTTGGATGCAGAGGAGAAATTATATAGAAGAAAACTTATGGAAGAATCAGGGAAAGAGGCTGCTGCTGCAGAGTTCatgaaagatgaagaagatgggTCTTTTATTACCATCATTGTTGATAGAAACAAAGATAGAGGTGAgattaattatcaaaatcatcatcAATTTGTGCAGAACAACCATTCAAGCACTTCACAGGTACTTCCTCTTGCTTCTTCACCTTCAAGGTTCACATCAGGAGACAAGAGAAGTCCTATCTTCCATTAG